In Rhizobium sp. WYJ-E13, the following are encoded in one genomic region:
- a CDS encoding AAA family ATPase translates to MPLIVCFSGKIGSGKSSVIASVGDRLQWKRTGFGQYLRAEIIKVGGDPESREALQEMGQRLVESDPDGFCRAVLEFVDYRAGENLLVDGIRHVDIFNRLEQIVSPAAIRLIHLSVSEDVQRRRVQSRADAADLDRAGAHVVEADLAQSLPDRAHAVIDAEAPFDQVAEACLSQINGWIAS, encoded by the coding sequence ATGCCATTGATCGTCTGTTTCTCCGGCAAAATAGGAAGCGGAAAATCTTCGGTTATCGCGTCGGTCGGCGACAGACTTCAATGGAAACGAACAGGGTTCGGCCAATACCTCCGTGCGGAAATCATCAAAGTAGGCGGTGATCCAGAATCCCGGGAGGCGCTCCAAGAAATGGGACAGCGTCTCGTTGAATCAGATCCCGACGGCTTTTGTCGCGCGGTACTCGAGTTTGTCGACTACCGCGCCGGCGAGAATTTGCTCGTCGACGGCATACGCCATGTCGACATCTTCAATCGGCTAGAGCAGATTGTGTCGCCGGCTGCGATAAGGCTAATCCATCTGTCCGTGAGTGAGGATGTTCAGCGCCGCCGAGTGCAATCTCGCGCGGATGCTGCGGACCTGGACCGTGCAGGCGCCCATGTCGTCGAAGCAGATCTTGCGCAAAGCCTTCCGGATCGCGCTCATGCCGTCATCGACGCCGAGGCGCCATTCGATCAGGTGGCCGAAGCTTGCCTTAGCCAGATCAACGGCTGGATCGCATCATGA
- a CDS encoding DUF763 domain-containing protein translates to MTQRTGSADLPLHGGRVPAWLGERMTRLGTIIAEAIVLHYGRDEFLRRLSHPFWFQSFGAVMGMDWHSSGITTSVLGALKRGLSARGNDLGIYVCGGRGAQSRKTPSELLAIADRTGFDGNQLASTSRLVAKVDSAAVQDGFDLYLHGFITTADGSWVVVQQGMNGDRRQARRYHWLSEGLESFVDSPHAAIEGRDQGLIMNLADKRARASRVAQLELLNELGPEQIADEFYKITGTDRPRRTAVEPQLSLPHLVMPIRHDVRESDVNMGRLHGNLAAAADRGPKDFADLLLTPNVGPRTVSALAMVAEVIHGAPCRFSDPARFSLAHGGKDRHPYPVPIKIYDETIRVMKSAVKKGRLGQQEELLAIKRLDDQARRLERYVTGPDLKEIIAGEFRHSAEFGGRSIFGHEVDLEEKNRDS, encoded by the coding sequence ATGACCCAACGGACGGGCAGCGCGGACCTGCCTCTCCACGGTGGTCGGGTTCCCGCATGGCTTGGCGAGAGGATGACCCGCCTTGGGACGATAATTGCGGAGGCTATTGTTCTCCACTACGGGCGCGACGAGTTTCTTCGCCGGCTTTCCCATCCGTTCTGGTTCCAATCATTCGGCGCTGTTATGGGTATGGACTGGCACTCCTCGGGGATAACGACGAGCGTTCTCGGAGCGCTGAAGCGAGGCTTGTCCGCTCGGGGAAACGACCTCGGCATATACGTCTGCGGTGGACGCGGCGCTCAGTCTCGAAAGACACCCTCAGAACTGCTTGCAATTGCCGACCGCACCGGCTTCGATGGTAATCAGCTCGCGTCCACAAGCCGCCTCGTTGCCAAGGTGGACAGTGCAGCAGTCCAGGACGGCTTCGACCTCTACTTGCACGGTTTCATCACGACCGCGGACGGAAGCTGGGTGGTCGTCCAGCAAGGGATGAATGGTGACCGACGCCAGGCAAGGCGATATCACTGGCTCTCAGAGGGCCTAGAAAGCTTTGTGGATTCCCCTCATGCCGCAATCGAGGGGCGTGACCAGGGGCTGATCATGAATCTTGCGGATAAGAGAGCTCGTGCTTCTAGGGTCGCACAACTCGAACTTCTGAACGAACTCGGTCCCGAGCAAATCGCTGATGAGTTCTATAAGATAACAGGCACGGATCGACCGCGCCGGACGGCCGTGGAGCCTCAGTTGTCCTTGCCGCATCTGGTGATGCCAATTCGGCACGACGTTCGAGAATCTGACGTAAACATGGGCCGGCTGCATGGCAATCTTGCGGCCGCAGCCGATCGCGGGCCCAAGGACTTTGCGGATTTGCTGCTCACGCCAAATGTTGGACCCCGAACTGTAAGCGCTCTGGCGATGGTTGCCGAAGTCATTCACGGGGCGCCCTGTCGTTTCTCTGATCCAGCTCGCTTTTCTCTGGCCCATGGAGGAAAGGACCGGCATCCGTACCCAGTCCCAATCAAAATCTACGATGAAACGATCCGGGTAATGAAATCGGCCGTGAAGAAGGGACGGCTAGGCCAGCAGGAAGAACTGCTTGCTATAAAGCGTCTTGACGATCAGGCGCGTCGACTGGAGCGATACGTGACAGGGCCCGACCTCAAAGAAATCATCGCGGGCGAATTCCGACATTCGGCTGAGTTTGGCGGCCGGTCCATATTTGGACATGAAGTCGATCTCGAAGAAAAAAACAGAGATAGCTAA
- a CDS encoding class I SAM-dependent DNA methyltransferase: MSDLLDKVADLLGYRGDPGYVLADSFASQPNHRHALRLAAQLMNVRAAFGLWTGSQGTLLGPEHARFTPLVYLAAVSDAADAMRVHRSVWSQGLAPYLVAVGPDRLWVCQGFGFSSSRWERYATEVSIDPSDKLVGIGGQSALAPLSAKVLRSSLAWRDEARTADEFVDERLLRSLADLSVAFSAETRSRRALAPSVINALIARLLYFYFLVDRGFITPERLAEWELTGIGLGVDSEWSSADIKTLFGRLDEVFNGSIFPMPKDYADAYDAEHLNLLRRVLRHGAELGSNDALQLSFLDYDFASIRTETLSAIYEMFLRNENREAGKRFGAFYTPPFLADYALDRVEEATSLNADTRVFDPAAGSGVFLVGAYRRIVESALTAGEAHLPLDYLHTLMTERIFGVELNATACHVAAFSLYLTMLDYVEPKEAADYARWPVRVGRRRLFPPMLTATPERGANIRVGDFFSDVSSGIACDVVVGNPPWVQLGTLDSDHANDYHKRSKVPIGDKQVAELFLWKAYHEHLKQEGVAALLLPQKSLVNTFSDKFTRELRTKTELIGIADFAHLRYALFRRSSARTAGTADKKAERGARQATAAVILRKATGESNRPFWLYRPLRSTQPASRKGRLWTLLQDWTQVLWQDADDLTDAGWRHLFTCSPVDRRVLAKLDRQIASGRLQAMRQLNDTIGLQFKIEVDQNLDSRFVLSNDSKRDTFWKYQLGRERSLFPARSIVPLPSSQLERAVPGSRPYLMGNVVLLPRNCETAIFVELPVATSFFIVACFPKFAGEELPARYRRFLEALALYMASSTFRYLCFVSGRRMTIDRANIELSTVLDLPWPFGGLERDDWADLLTVTPEEREAIICAKLGLPPLYQRLIDEFNSFREGFTDGGTPDDALRASDQAELETYIAGLLHEIDGGRKRYSARVLRVDADLLAVVIEYVTSNHSPASRADYFANKAIETYNRNSASAMTQSRFLWQSREEMASVLVKPGERMHWTLERAFADADLITAAAMAGFDSKEAV; the protein is encoded by the coding sequence ATGAGCGATTTGCTCGATAAAGTCGCGGACTTACTCGGTTATCGAGGGGATCCAGGCTATGTTCTGGCGGATTCCTTCGCGAGCCAGCCGAACCATCGTCATGCCTTGCGGCTTGCGGCGCAGTTAATGAACGTTCGGGCCGCCTTCGGGCTCTGGACTGGCTCTCAAGGAACGTTGCTCGGCCCGGAGCACGCACGGTTTACCCCTCTGGTCTATCTGGCTGCGGTTTCGGATGCGGCCGATGCCATGCGGGTGCATCGCAGCGTCTGGAGCCAAGGGCTCGCACCTTATCTCGTAGCCGTCGGGCCGGATCGGCTATGGGTGTGTCAAGGATTCGGTTTTTCGTCGTCCCGCTGGGAGCGGTATGCGACGGAGGTTTCGATCGATCCGTCCGACAAGCTGGTCGGCATTGGCGGACAGTCCGCATTGGCGCCTTTATCAGCGAAGGTTCTGCGGAGTTCTCTTGCTTGGCGCGACGAAGCGCGCACAGCAGACGAGTTCGTCGATGAACGCCTCCTGAGATCTCTCGCAGATTTATCTGTTGCTTTTTCCGCGGAGACGCGGTCGCGCCGCGCCTTGGCGCCGAGTGTCATCAATGCGCTCATCGCACGATTGCTCTATTTCTATTTCTTGGTCGATCGCGGTTTCATCACCCCCGAGCGACTGGCTGAGTGGGAACTGACGGGAATAGGCCTGGGCGTCGACAGCGAATGGTCGTCTGCCGACATCAAAACGCTATTCGGCCGTCTCGATGAAGTGTTCAACGGCAGCATCTTCCCAATGCCCAAGGACTATGCGGACGCGTATGACGCCGAGCACCTTAACCTATTGAGACGGGTACTGCGACACGGCGCCGAATTGGGCTCAAACGACGCGCTTCAACTGAGCTTTCTCGACTACGACTTTGCAAGCATTCGAACGGAAACGCTTTCAGCCATCTACGAGATGTTCCTGAGGAACGAGAACAGAGAAGCGGGTAAACGCTTCGGAGCCTTTTACACGCCGCCATTCCTTGCCGACTACGCGCTCGATCGCGTTGAAGAGGCGACATCGCTGAATGCTGACACCCGCGTTTTCGATCCGGCCGCAGGATCCGGCGTCTTTCTCGTCGGTGCCTATCGGCGGATCGTGGAGTCTGCACTTACGGCGGGCGAGGCGCATCTTCCGCTCGATTATCTCCACACGCTGATGACGGAAAGAATCTTTGGCGTCGAACTGAATGCTACTGCTTGTCATGTTGCAGCTTTTAGCCTGTATCTAACAATGCTCGATTATGTTGAGCCAAAGGAGGCGGCCGATTATGCGCGGTGGCCGGTCCGAGTCGGACGCCGGCGACTGTTTCCTCCGATGTTGACGGCAACACCCGAGCGCGGGGCCAATATCAGAGTCGGAGATTTCTTCTCCGATGTATCGAGCGGGATCGCGTGCGATGTTGTTGTCGGAAACCCGCCTTGGGTCCAACTAGGCACGCTCGATAGCGACCATGCGAACGACTACCACAAACGGTCCAAGGTTCCGATTGGTGATAAGCAGGTAGCTGAACTGTTCCTCTGGAAGGCCTATCATGAACATTTGAAGCAAGAAGGCGTCGCGGCTCTCCTGCTTCCGCAGAAAAGCCTTGTTAACACCTTCTCCGACAAGTTTACGCGGGAGTTGCGAACGAAAACCGAGTTGATCGGTATCGCTGATTTCGCGCATCTTCGCTACGCGTTGTTTCGCCGCTCTTCCGCACGTACCGCCGGCACCGCGGACAAGAAAGCCGAACGAGGCGCGCGTCAAGCAACGGCCGCTGTCATCTTGCGCAAGGCGACAGGAGAATCGAACCGGCCTTTCTGGCTGTACCGCCCGCTGCGATCCACACAGCCGGCTAGCAGGAAGGGGCGCCTTTGGACACTTCTTCAAGACTGGACGCAGGTTCTTTGGCAGGACGCGGACGATCTGACCGATGCTGGATGGCGCCATCTGTTTACCTGCTCCCCGGTCGACCGGCGAGTGCTTGCCAAGCTCGACCGGCAAATCGCTTCCGGGCGGCTGCAGGCGATGCGACAGCTCAACGATACCATCGGCCTTCAATTTAAGATCGAGGTCGACCAAAATCTTGATAGCCGCTTTGTCCTTAGCAACGACTCCAAGCGGGATACGTTCTGGAAGTATCAGCTTGGTCGTGAGCGAAGCCTGTTCCCGGCTCGAAGCATTGTGCCACTTCCTTCCTCACAGTTGGAACGGGCCGTTCCGGGTTCGCGACCCTATCTGATGGGCAACGTTGTCCTTCTCCCGCGCAACTGCGAGACGGCCATCTTTGTCGAGCTGCCCGTCGCCACAAGTTTCTTCATCGTTGCCTGCTTTCCAAAGTTCGCGGGGGAGGAACTTCCGGCCCGGTATCGCCGGTTCCTCGAGGCCCTTGCGCTCTACATGGCCTCAAGCACCTTCCGCTATCTGTGCTTCGTTAGTGGACGTCGAATGACGATCGATCGGGCGAATATCGAACTGAGTACCGTCCTCGATCTCCCATGGCCGTTCGGCGGTCTTGAGAGGGATGACTGGGCCGACCTCTTGACGGTCACGCCCGAGGAACGCGAAGCAATAATCTGCGCGAAACTCGGCTTACCGCCGCTTTATCAGCGTCTGATCGACGAGTTCAATTCGTTCAGAGAAGGGTTCACGGATGGTGGGACGCCCGATGACGCATTGCGGGCGAGCGACCAAGCCGAGCTCGAGACCTATATTGCCGGCTTACTGCACGAGATTGACGGCGGGCGAAAGCGATACAGCGCAAGAGTTTTGCGGGTCGACGCTGACCTGCTCGCCGTTGTTATCGAATACGTGACCAGTAACCACTCCCCTGCCAGTCGGGCCGACTACTTCGCGAACAAGGCAATAGAGACCTATAACCGCAACAGCGCGAGCGCCATGACGCAAAGCCGTTTCTTGTGGCAGTCGCGAGAGGAGATGGCGAGCGTCCTTGTCAAACCGGGCGAACGGATGCACTGGACGCTGGAGCGCGCGTTTGCCGATGCGGACCTTATCACGGCCGCCGCGATGGCCGGATTCGATAGCAAAGAGGCTGTATGA
- a CDS encoding ATP-binding protein has product MYARDDFQLLAARTAKVQVDLPWRRQREWMNPHVSFSEPPQSLRSSSSEHITALIGKNGTGKSHLLSSIVQTFVTLEQLQTRKRRTIKEFPLEHLSYMIDGRRCTIDYHGKQSLECHVDGLPVPIYDLPLPRRVVALTISPFDKFPVPRSIRHSVKPVDPSVYEYLGLRDQFGKASMESLLFRSLNNLFEEGENEALRRINIGSVFQFLGLEPILTVIYKIRIHSSVLRRLQRGERVDWKSIGNFSESRNVEEMLRSGFDEVELNNLLELAMARAEDGFVRTVADFNYGGDLDETFRILQPLRRAGFLRLSGVEVKQINGPVSNLRRASSGQLSMICALLALASVINNASLVLIDEPELSLHPEWQVDYVDLLIKTFARFNGCHFVIATHSPMVISELPKHANVIALDQPTLPATEDITGQSADYLLAEVFGTPMPGNLYVRERVVAALGLISEGKSRSPEFNEVTADLQKISEQLKPNDPIADIIGDIANVARAAGTKAS; this is encoded by the coding sequence ATGTACGCACGGGACGATTTTCAGCTGCTGGCTGCTCGCACGGCGAAGGTCCAGGTAGACCTTCCCTGGCGTCGACAACGAGAGTGGATGAATCCCCATGTTTCGTTTAGCGAGCCGCCTCAAAGCCTTCGGTCATCTTCTTCGGAACACATTACTGCACTGATTGGCAAGAACGGAACTGGAAAGTCGCATCTTCTCAGCTCGATCGTCCAGACGTTCGTCACGTTGGAGCAGTTGCAGACGCGAAAGCGGCGCACGATCAAAGAGTTTCCTCTCGAGCACCTCTCATACATGATCGATGGTCGGCGTTGCACGATTGACTACCATGGCAAGCAAAGCCTGGAATGCCATGTCGATGGCTTGCCTGTACCAATTTACGATCTGCCACTCCCAAGGCGCGTGGTAGCCCTCACCATCAGCCCCTTCGACAAATTCCCAGTTCCCCGCTCCATAAGGCATTCTGTGAAGCCGGTTGATCCATCGGTCTACGAATATCTGGGTCTTCGCGATCAATTCGGCAAAGCGTCGATGGAATCGCTTCTGTTCCGTTCCCTGAACAACCTGTTCGAGGAAGGGGAGAATGAAGCTCTTCGTCGCATCAACATTGGTTCGGTGTTTCAATTCCTCGGCCTAGAGCCGATTTTGACCGTCATCTACAAGATACGAATCCATTCGTCCGTATTGCGGCGTTTGCAACGTGGAGAAAGGGTCGATTGGAAATCGATCGGCAACTTTTCGGAGAGCCGCAATGTCGAGGAAATGCTTCGGAGCGGCTTTGACGAAGTAGAGTTGAACAATCTTCTGGAGCTGGCGATGGCGCGCGCGGAGGACGGTTTCGTCAGGACAGTCGCCGACTTCAACTACGGAGGCGATCTCGACGAAACGTTTCGCATCCTGCAACCGCTACGGCGAGCAGGTTTTCTCAGGCTATCGGGCGTCGAGGTTAAGCAAATCAACGGTCCGGTTTCGAACCTGCGACGTGCCAGTTCCGGCCAGCTGAGCATGATCTGCGCGTTGCTCGCACTGGCATCGGTCATCAACAATGCAAGCCTTGTCTTGATCGACGAACCGGAACTCAGCCTCCATCCCGAATGGCAGGTCGATTACGTCGACCTTTTGATTAAGACATTCGCCCGCTTCAATGGATGCCACTTCGTTATTGCCACACATTCTCCCATGGTCATATCTGAGCTTCCCAAGCACGCGAACGTCATCGCGCTTGACCAACCGACTCTCCCCGCGACGGAAGATATCACCGGTCAATCGGCAGACTACCTGCTCGCGGAAGTTTTCGGAACGCCAATGCCCGGGAACCTCTACGTCCGGGAAAGGGTCGTTGCAGCACTTGGCCTCATCTCGGAAGGCAAGTCGAGGTCTCCTGAATTCAATGAAGTGACCGCCGATCTTCAGAAGATTAGTGAGCAATTGAAACCGAATGATCCGATTGCGGATATCATCGGGGATATCGCTAACGTCGCTCGGGCTGCGGGAACGAAGGCGTCGTAA
- a CDS encoding aldo/keto reductase, giving the protein MRYKLFGQHTGLRVSELVLGTGMFGTGWGYGQERDESRRILDAYADAGGNFIDTAGVYQGGQSEEIIGDALVGRRDDFVVATKYTMPAGAKGSILVTGNSRKAMTVSVEDSLTRLKSDYIDILFVHMSDGVTPAEEIVRGFDDLVRAGKVLYAGLSNFPAWRAARAVTIAELRGAAPIAGLQFEHSLVVRSSEQELLAAGQSLGLGMVSWSPLGGGLLTGKYRQGETGRKEGMGGNVFQQENSPQRTAILDTLIDVASELGVAPGEAAIAWVAAKGTLPIIGPRTIEQLNSNLAAAKVTLSTEQIARLDQVSAIPTAFPYNVLEGARPGYTGGKIEQFTAPAISAA; this is encoded by the coding sequence ATGCGTTACAAACTTTTCGGTCAGCACACGGGTCTGCGCGTTTCCGAGCTGGTGCTCGGCACCGGCATGTTCGGCACGGGCTGGGGCTATGGTCAGGAGCGCGATGAATCCCGTCGCATCCTCGACGCCTATGCAGATGCAGGCGGCAACTTCATCGATACGGCGGGCGTCTATCAGGGCGGTCAATCGGAAGAAATCATCGGCGATGCCTTGGTCGGCCGTCGTGACGATTTCGTCGTCGCCACCAAATATACGATGCCCGCCGGCGCCAAGGGCAGCATCCTTGTCACCGGCAATAGCCGCAAGGCGATGACCGTGTCGGTCGAGGACAGCCTGACGCGGCTGAAAAGCGACTATATCGACATTTTGTTCGTCCACATGTCGGATGGTGTCACGCCGGCCGAAGAGATCGTGCGCGGTTTCGACGACCTCGTGCGCGCAGGCAAGGTTCTCTACGCCGGCCTGTCGAACTTCCCCGCGTGGCGCGCGGCACGCGCCGTCACTATCGCGGAGCTGCGGGGTGCGGCTCCGATTGCCGGCCTCCAGTTCGAGCACAGCCTGGTGGTCCGCTCCAGCGAACAGGAGCTGCTTGCTGCCGGCCAGTCGCTCGGCCTCGGCATGGTCTCCTGGTCGCCGCTCGGTGGCGGCCTTCTCACCGGCAAGTATCGCCAGGGTGAGACCGGTCGTAAGGAAGGAATGGGCGGCAACGTCTTCCAGCAGGAGAATTCGCCACAGCGCACGGCGATCCTCGACACCCTGATCGACGTCGCGAGCGAGCTGGGCGTCGCGCCGGGCGAAGCCGCGATCGCGTGGGTCGCTGCAAAGGGCACGCTACCGATCATCGGTCCGCGCACCATCGAGCAGCTCAACTCCAACCTGGCTGCCGCGAAGGTCACCCTGTCGACCGAGCAGATCGCTCGCCTGGATCAGGTCAGCGCGATCCCGACGGCCTTTCCCTACAACGTCCTCGAGGGCGCTCGTCCGGGGTATACCGGCGGCAAGATTGAACAGTTCACGGCTCCGGCTATTTCCGCCGCCTGA
- a CDS encoding TetR/AcrR family transcriptional regulator — translation MRVSKEKAAENRDALLSAASRLFRERGIDGVGVAEVAKEAGLTHGALYAHFKSKDELAAAAFSHGFAANMEATREWIGDRHMAFEELLDGYLSPYMREKVSDGCPMAASVSEISHHDEAVSESFTSAFLAWAAMNEASLEPSIPEADRRRLALAATAAEIGALAISRAVAKADPSLSDEVLDVVRAAFADAHEVVKMRYK, via the coding sequence ATGCGTGTTTCGAAGGAGAAGGCGGCGGAAAATCGGGACGCGCTTCTCAGCGCGGCCAGCCGTCTCTTCCGGGAGCGGGGAATCGATGGAGTAGGCGTCGCAGAGGTCGCCAAGGAAGCGGGGCTCACACACGGCGCGCTTTATGCGCATTTCAAGTCGAAGGACGAGCTTGCCGCAGCGGCGTTTTCACATGGCTTCGCTGCCAACATGGAAGCCACGCGCGAATGGATCGGCGACAGACACATGGCGTTCGAGGAACTGCTCGACGGATATCTTTCTCCGTATATGCGCGAGAAGGTCTCTGACGGTTGTCCGATGGCCGCGTCCGTCAGCGAAATCAGCCACCATGACGAGGCCGTCAGCGAGAGTTTCACCAGCGCGTTCCTGGCTTGGGCTGCGATGAACGAAGCCTCGCTCGAACCTTCGATCCCCGAGGCCGACCGGCGAAGACTGGCGCTTGCCGCTACCGCTGCCGAGATCGGCGCTCTCGCAATCTCGCGGGCCGTGGCCAAGGCAGACCCCTCCCTATCGGACGAGGTGCTTGACGTTGTCCGAGCCGCCTTCGCTGACGCCCACGAGGTCGTAAAGATGCGATATAAATAA
- a CDS encoding SDR family NAD(P)-dependent oxidoreductase, whose product MAQNLQGKVALVTGGSSGIGLAAARRLVAEGAFVFISGRRQAELDKAVAEIGNEVTAIQADSSVLGDLDRLYDAIRASKGKLDILVANAGILEKATLGEITEAMVDRLLSVNVKGTIFTVQQALPLLSDGASIVLTSSVVANKGLPGGSSVYAATKAAIRALARNWILDLKPRGIRVNVVSPGPIETPGLKGGAPAQVSADAYLAALSQHVPAGRVGSPNEIANVIAFLASDQSSFITGADIQADGGFAQI is encoded by the coding sequence ATGGCTCAGAATCTGCAAGGCAAGGTCGCACTTGTGACGGGCGGCAGTTCCGGTATCGGGTTGGCCGCTGCGAGGCGGCTGGTTGCCGAAGGCGCATTCGTGTTCATCAGCGGCAGGCGCCAGGCTGAACTCGATAAAGCAGTCGCCGAAATCGGCAATGAGGTGACTGCCATTCAGGCCGACTCGTCGGTCTTGGGCGATCTCGATCGTCTCTACGACGCCATCCGCGCATCCAAGGGAAAACTCGATATCCTCGTCGCCAATGCCGGTATCCTGGAGAAGGCAACGCTTGGCGAGATCACTGAGGCCATGGTCGATCGCCTTCTTTCGGTGAACGTAAAAGGGACGATCTTCACCGTCCAGCAAGCACTGCCCTTACTTAGCGACGGGGCATCGATTGTTTTGACCTCGTCGGTTGTCGCGAACAAGGGCCTGCCGGGCGGCAGCAGCGTTTATGCCGCGACCAAAGCTGCCATTCGCGCTCTTGCTCGGAACTGGATTCTGGACCTTAAGCCGCGTGGCATTCGCGTGAACGTCGTTAGCCCCGGTCCGATCGAGACGCCCGGCCTTAAGGGCGGCGCCCCAGCGCAAGTTTCGGCTGACGCCTATCTCGCGGCGCTATCTCAGCATGTCCCAGCCGGACGCGTCGGCAGCCCGAACGAGATCGCCAACGTCATCGCCTTTCTCGCTTCCGATCAGTCCAGCTTCATCACAGGGGCTGATATCCAGGCCGATGGTGGTTTCGCTCAGATCTGA
- a CDS encoding LysR family transcriptional regulator: MKDPRFAEHLAVYVDVVRAGSFSAASRRRAVTPSAVVRQIDALEQDLGVPLLVRSTRALSLTDAGRHLFERAQRLLDDLADTHAEVAAFDGAVSGTLRIACFPTFGKRYVIPVLASLSQQYPDLHVELDLTERLADPVAERLDLVVRMGELSDSTLIATKLAPHDRILVASPAYLEQHGVPETEAALRNHRLLDKLHGNDLLGWSAVLGAPTGEACAHVVFRSDDFEALNGAALAGMGVAFLPGWVAGPSVKTGDLVRLSLSGERWNEAATGIYLLRALQVPSAKVKVFALALREHIGTPPCWS; the protein is encoded by the coding sequence ATGAAGGATCCACGCTTCGCCGAACATCTGGCGGTTTACGTCGACGTCGTCCGCGCCGGCAGCTTTTCGGCCGCGTCCCGGCGCCGGGCTGTGACGCCCTCCGCTGTCGTTCGACAGATCGATGCGCTCGAGCAGGACCTGGGCGTGCCGCTGCTTGTCCGCTCGACAAGGGCATTGTCGTTAACGGACGCGGGGCGTCACCTTTTTGAGCGCGCCCAGCGCCTGCTTGATGACCTGGCCGATACCCATGCCGAGGTGGCAGCTTTCGATGGCGCTGTCAGCGGTACGTTACGGATCGCCTGCTTCCCGACCTTCGGAAAGCGTTACGTCATTCCTGTCCTGGCATCGCTCTCACAGCAATATCCAGACTTACATGTCGAGCTTGATCTGACGGAAAGACTGGCCGACCCGGTGGCGGAGCGTCTGGATCTTGTGGTGAGAATGGGCGAGCTATCGGACAGCACGCTGATCGCCACCAAACTGGCACCGCACGATCGCATCCTCGTTGCAAGCCCTGCATATCTTGAGCAGCATGGCGTGCCGGAAACTGAAGCAGCCCTTCGCAATCATCGCCTTCTCGACAAGCTGCATGGCAACGACCTTCTGGGATGGTCTGCAGTTCTCGGCGCGCCGACAGGCGAGGCTTGTGCACATGTCGTTTTTCGGTCGGACGATTTTGAAGCGCTGAACGGGGCGGCTTTGGCCGGAATGGGTGTGGCGTTCTTGCCCGGCTGGGTAGCGGGTCCTTCGGTGAAGACAGGTGATCTGGTTCGTCTGTCGCTATCGGGCGAACGATGGAATGAAGCCGCCACCGGAATCTATCTTCTCCGCGCGCTGCAGGTACCATCGGCCAAGGTCAAAGTTTTCGCATTGGCGCTCAGAGAGCACATCGGAACACCACCATGCTGGAGTTGA
- a CDS encoding MarR family winged helix-turn-helix transcriptional regulator — MSQDIDKNGRDEPQSHLDRHELALWQALKKISATTASVMRGEIGPGVSGADFSVLSRIEELGEQGQVLAQSDLMKSLGWDKSRLSHQLTRMQERGLIERRRNGREAEVVLREAGRALLASARPKQVAIVKNYLSQLTEAEAEAMEALAAKL, encoded by the coding sequence ATGTCGCAGGATATCGATAAGAACGGACGAGATGAGCCGCAATCTCATCTCGACAGGCATGAACTCGCTCTATGGCAGGCGCTGAAAAAGATATCGGCCACGACAGCCAGCGTGATGAGAGGGGAGATTGGACCTGGCGTGAGCGGTGCTGATTTTTCCGTTCTGTCTCGTATCGAAGAGCTGGGGGAGCAGGGCCAGGTCCTGGCGCAGAGTGACCTGATGAAGTCGCTCGGCTGGGACAAGAGCCGGCTTTCGCACCAACTCACCCGGATGCAGGAGCGGGGCCTGATTGAGCGGCGGCGGAACGGCAGGGAGGCAGAAGTGGTCCTTCGGGAAGCCGGGCGCGCTTTGCTCGCCTCGGCGCGACCGAAGCAGGTAGCGATCGTGAAGAACTACTTGTCTCAGTTAACAGAGGCGGAAGCGGAAGCGATGGAAGCGCTGGCGGCGAAGCTCTGA